From a region of the Rathayibacter sp. VKM Ac-2804 genome:
- a CDS encoding sugar ABC transporter permease: MALSAPARPEERTAATPRPAAAPRRKPRADRTFLLYLLPALVLFTLAITLPALMGIFFSFTDSIGFGEWSFIGLTNYVALFSDPAILASYGFTVGLALVTVLLVNVVAFLLAIALTSQIRGKVALRAVFVLPMVVSGIIIAFVFNFLFSNSLPAFAQSVGATPLADSILADPNLAWLAIVIVTAWQAVPSALLIYIAGVLSIPGDVYEAASLDGASSWGQLRSITLPLVAGYVVINLVIGFKNFLNSYDIIVGLTDGGPGTSTRSVAMTIFSGFTSGDYAYQMANATIFFLIALVIALVQLRVSRGKAAF, translated from the coding sequence ATGGCCCTCTCCGCCCCCGCCCGCCCGGAGGAGCGCACCGCCGCGACTCCTCGGCCGGCCGCCGCCCCGCGACGGAAGCCGCGCGCCGATCGCACCTTCCTGCTCTACCTGCTCCCCGCGCTCGTGCTCTTCACGCTCGCGATCACCCTGCCCGCCCTGATGGGGATCTTCTTCAGCTTCACCGACTCGATCGGCTTCGGCGAGTGGAGCTTCATCGGCCTGACCAACTACGTCGCGCTGTTCTCGGACCCGGCGATCCTCGCCTCCTACGGGTTCACCGTGGGGCTCGCGCTGGTGACCGTGCTCCTGGTGAACGTCGTCGCGTTCCTCCTGGCGATCGCGCTGACCTCGCAGATCCGCGGCAAGGTCGCGCTGCGGGCCGTGTTCGTGCTGCCGATGGTCGTCTCGGGCATCATCATCGCGTTCGTCTTCAACTTCCTCTTCTCCAACTCGCTGCCCGCCTTCGCGCAGTCGGTCGGAGCGACGCCGCTGGCCGACAGCATCCTCGCGGATCCGAACCTCGCCTGGCTCGCGATCGTGATCGTGACCGCCTGGCAGGCCGTGCCCTCCGCGCTGCTGATCTACATCGCCGGCGTGCTCTCGATCCCCGGCGACGTCTACGAGGCCGCCTCGCTCGACGGCGCCTCCAGCTGGGGGCAGCTGCGCTCGATCACGCTGCCGCTGGTCGCGGGCTACGTCGTGATCAACCTCGTGATCGGCTTCAAGAACTTCCTCAACTCCTACGACATCATCGTCGGCCTGACCGACGGAGGCCCCGGAACCTCGACCCGCAGCGTCGCGATGACGATCTTCTCGGGCTTCACCAGCGGCGACTACGCCTACCAGATGGCCAACGCCACGATCTTCTTCCTCATCGCGCTCGTGATCGCGCTCGTACAGCTGCGCGTCTCGCGCGGAAAGGCGGCCTTCTGA
- a CDS encoding extracellular solute-binding protein: MPLTTTALSRRTLLTAATAGAAALGLAACASPSGSGGVTEITFFQSKPEVIGYFDEVIERFHAAQSRVRVVHDFSSNLSAGFVRTNPPDLGCLNYNFEVARFVERGALSDLSDMAEAKRINPDLQPLIEQTASYPGRTSVLPYSLMMSAVLYNREIFAAQNLEVPTTWTEFLAVCDALTAAGITPIYGTYKDPWTVAQGLFDYSVGGTVDLEAFFSQLKEQGADVGPSSPVSFEKDFAAPVEQMVRLAGYAQPNAASRAYGDGNLAFSNGEAAMYFQGPWALSEIAKTAPDLSIGAFPLPMTDDPDERRVRVNVDLALWIPEASTKKAAAREFLSFLMQPEIIDAYNADNNAFGVTTDAPAVTQPTLVELQEFYDRAAFSLGASQLVPQNIPLQNYVQGVALGSDPAATLRTIDADWARIAFRS, encoded by the coding sequence GTGCCCCTCACCACCACCGCCCTCAGCCGGCGCACCCTCCTCACCGCGGCAACGGCCGGCGCCGCCGCGCTCGGCCTCGCCGCCTGCGCCTCCCCCTCCGGTTCGGGCGGGGTCACCGAGATCACCTTCTTCCAGTCCAAGCCCGAGGTGATCGGCTACTTCGACGAGGTCATCGAGCGCTTCCACGCCGCGCAGTCGCGGGTGCGGGTCGTGCACGACTTCTCCTCCAACCTCTCCGCCGGCTTCGTCCGCACCAATCCGCCGGACCTCGGCTGCCTCAACTACAACTTCGAGGTCGCGCGGTTCGTCGAGCGGGGCGCCCTGAGCGACCTGTCCGACATGGCCGAGGCGAAGCGGATCAATCCCGACCTGCAGCCGCTGATCGAGCAGACCGCGTCCTACCCGGGCCGCACCAGCGTGCTGCCCTACTCGCTGATGATGTCGGCGGTGCTCTACAATCGCGAGATCTTCGCCGCGCAGAACCTCGAGGTGCCGACCACCTGGACCGAGTTCCTCGCGGTCTGCGACGCGCTGACGGCCGCGGGCATCACGCCGATCTACGGCACCTACAAGGACCCGTGGACGGTCGCGCAGGGACTGTTCGACTACTCCGTCGGCGGGACCGTCGACCTCGAGGCCTTCTTCTCGCAGCTGAAGGAGCAGGGCGCCGACGTCGGTCCCTCCTCGCCGGTCTCGTTCGAGAAGGACTTCGCGGCTCCCGTCGAGCAGATGGTGCGGCTCGCCGGCTACGCGCAGCCGAACGCCGCCAGCCGGGCCTACGGCGACGGCAACCTCGCCTTCTCGAACGGCGAGGCGGCGATGTACTTCCAGGGCCCGTGGGCGCTGAGCGAGATCGCGAAGACCGCCCCGGACCTCTCGATCGGCGCCTTCCCGCTGCCGATGACGGACGACCCGGACGAGCGCCGCGTGCGGGTGAACGTCGACCTCGCGCTGTGGATCCCGGAGGCCTCGACCAAGAAGGCGGCGGCGCGCGAGTTCCTCTCCTTCCTGATGCAGCCCGAGATCATCGACGCCTACAACGCCGACAACAACGCCTTCGGCGTCACCACCGACGCCCCCGCCGTCACCCAGCCCACGCTCGTCGAGCTGCAGGAGTTCTACGACCGGGCGGCGTTCAGCCTCGGCGCCTCGCAGCTCGTGCCGCAGAACATCCCGCTGCAGAACTACGTCCAGGGCGTCGCCCTCGGGTCCGACCCCGCCGCCACGCTGCGCACGATCGACGCCGACTGGGCGCGCATCGCGTTCCGCTCCTAG
- a CDS encoding ROK family protein — translation MSDSRLSASTGSFQRRRSALDVLERAWTGEAMTASALIERTGLTRSTVIAVCDDLIELGWLEELENQRAAGDYVKGRPARRYALRRRAGVVVGVDAGQHSVGVFIADLLGETLVRHVEPVDHERVEDLPHERRVADIDRILDRALHLAGVTDDEVLALTLGVPAPVDALGHSPAGDNGFWGAMNPGLVDHYSGRGWSPVVDNDANLAALAEGWRGAAIDCDDYLALLSGERLGGGIVLGGSLLRGARGLTGEMRYLDLVEGVGSAEGIAALARTWAREALAVPGRPASLLDAVAKPGAAEVLAAADAGDPLAAAVVARLIDRLTAITATVANLLDVSLIVVGGALAASAGPLLAAVSERLVGEVHAPAPRIVPSTLGDQAVALGAVRSGLVRVRADPLALRLPSRPVETAALA, via the coding sequence ATGTCCGACAGCAGGCTCTCCGCGAGCACCGGCTCGTTCCAGCGCCGGCGCAGCGCGCTCGACGTGCTCGAGCGCGCCTGGACCGGCGAGGCGATGACCGCCTCCGCCCTGATCGAGCGCACCGGCCTCACCCGATCGACCGTCATCGCTGTCTGCGACGACCTGATCGAGCTCGGCTGGCTGGAGGAGCTGGAGAACCAGCGCGCCGCCGGCGACTACGTGAAGGGCCGCCCCGCGCGCCGATACGCGCTGCGCCGCCGCGCCGGCGTCGTCGTCGGCGTCGACGCCGGGCAGCACAGCGTCGGCGTCTTCATCGCCGATCTGCTCGGCGAGACCCTCGTCCGGCACGTCGAGCCGGTCGACCACGAGCGGGTCGAGGACCTCCCGCACGAGCGCCGCGTCGCCGACATCGACCGGATCCTCGACCGCGCCCTCCACCTCGCCGGCGTGACCGACGACGAGGTGCTCGCGCTGACCCTCGGCGTCCCGGCACCGGTCGACGCGCTCGGCCACTCCCCCGCCGGCGACAACGGCTTCTGGGGCGCGATGAACCCCGGTCTCGTCGACCACTACTCCGGCCGCGGCTGGTCGCCCGTGGTCGACAACGACGCGAACCTCGCCGCGCTGGCCGAGGGCTGGCGCGGGGCCGCGATCGACTGCGACGACTACCTCGCCCTGCTCTCCGGCGAGCGGCTCGGCGGCGGCATCGTCCTCGGCGGCTCGCTGCTCCGCGGCGCCCGCGGGCTCACCGGCGAGATGCGCTACCTCGACCTGGTCGAGGGCGTCGGCTCCGCGGAGGGCATCGCCGCCCTCGCGCGCACCTGGGCCCGCGAGGCACTGGCCGTCCCGGGGCGGCCCGCGTCGCTCCTCGACGCCGTGGCGAAGCCGGGAGCGGCCGAGGTGCTCGCCGCCGCCGACGCGGGCGATCCGCTGGCCGCCGCCGTCGTCGCGCGGCTGATCGACCGCCTCACCGCCATCACCGCGACCGTCGCCAATCTGCTCGACGTCTCGCTGATCGTGGTCGGCGGGGCGCTGGCCGCCTCGGCCGGTCCGCTGCTCGCCGCGGTCTCGGAGCGCCTGGTGGGCGAGGTGCACGCCCCGGCGCCGCGGATCGTGCCCTCGACGCTCGGCGATCAGGCGGTCGCTCTCGGCGCCGTCCGCTCCGGCCTCGTGCGGGTGCGCGCGGATCCGCTCGCGCTCCGGCTGCCGAGCCGCCCGGTCGAGACTGCCGCACTCGCCTGA
- a CDS encoding ribose-phosphate diphosphokinase, with product MTGITASNKKSLVLVSGRAHPALAEAVADELGTELVTTEGRTFANGELYVRYGESVRGGDVFVLQSHTSPINEWLMEQLIMVDALKRASAKRITVVAPFYPYARQDKKGRGREPISARLVADLFKAAGADRIMSVDLHAAQIQGFFDGPVDHLFAMPVLLEHFREKLDPSTLTVVSPDMGRVRVADIWSDKLGVPLAIIHKRRDPKVANQVSVHEIVGEVSGRVCLLVDDLIDTGRTIAKAAEALKAAGAIGVVVAATHAVFSDPARELLSSEFIDSVVVTDTLPLPEEKKWDRLTILPIAPLLARAIHEVFDDGSVTSMFDGDA from the coding sequence GTGACGGGCATCACCGCCAGCAACAAGAAGAGCCTGGTCCTGGTCTCGGGGAGGGCGCATCCGGCACTGGCGGAAGCGGTCGCCGACGAGCTGGGCACCGAGCTGGTCACCACCGAGGGGCGCACCTTCGCGAACGGCGAGCTCTACGTCCGCTACGGCGAGTCGGTCCGCGGCGGGGACGTCTTCGTCCTGCAGTCGCACACCTCGCCGATCAACGAGTGGCTCATGGAGCAGCTGATCATGGTCGACGCGCTCAAGCGCGCCTCGGCCAAGCGGATCACCGTGGTCGCGCCGTTCTACCCCTACGCGCGCCAGGACAAGAAGGGCCGCGGCCGCGAGCCGATCTCGGCCCGCCTCGTCGCCGACCTGTTCAAGGCCGCCGGCGCCGACCGCATCATGTCGGTCGACCTGCACGCCGCGCAGATCCAGGGCTTCTTCGACGGCCCCGTCGACCACCTCTTCGCCATGCCGGTGCTGCTCGAGCACTTCCGCGAGAAGCTCGACCCCTCGACCCTCACCGTCGTCTCGCCGGACATGGGCCGCGTCCGCGTCGCCGACATCTGGAGCGACAAGCTCGGCGTGCCGCTCGCGATCATCCACAAGCGCCGCGACCCGAAGGTCGCCAACCAGGTGTCGGTGCACGAGATCGTCGGAGAGGTCAGCGGCCGCGTCTGCCTCCTCGTCGACGACCTGATCGACACCGGCCGCACCATCGCCAAGGCTGCCGAGGCCCTCAAGGCCGCCGGCGCGATCGGCGTCGTCGTCGCCGCGACCCACGCCGTCTTCTCCGACCCGGCCCGCGAGCTGCTCAGCTCCGAGTTCATCGACTCGGTCGTCGTCACCGACACCCTGCCGCTGCCGGAGGAGAAGAAGTGGGACCGCCTGACGATCCTGCCGATCGCCCCGCTGCTGGCCCGCGCGATCCACGAGGTCTTCGACGACGGCTCCGTCACCTCCATGTTCGACGGCGACGCGTAA
- the glmU gene encoding bifunctional UDP-N-acetylglucosamine diphosphorylase/glucosamine-1-phosphate N-acetyltransferase GlmU, with amino-acid sequence MVDSTLAVVILAAGQGTRMKSRTPKVLHRLAGRPLLGHVLDTAASLDAGHVVTVVRHERERVAAAVLDHSPAALVVDQDEVPGTGRAVELGLAALPDDFDGTVVVLSADVPLLDAPTLRRLVDEHLAAANALTMLSCVLEDPTGFGRIVRGADGGFASIVEQKDASDAELALTETNAGVYAFDAAALRAVIGAIGVENAQREKYLTDAAAALKAAGRAIEAVPVQDRWLVAGINDRAQLADAALELNARIVRRWQLEGVTIQDPATTWIDVDAVLSPDVEILPGTQIKGPTVIASGAIIGPDTTLDSCEVGEDAVIKRSDATLAVIGAQAQVGPFSFLRPGTVLGERGKIGTYVETKNATIGAGSKVPHLSYVGDATIGEESNIGAGSIFANYDGVNKASSVVGSHVRAGSHNVFVAPVRIGDGAYTGAGTVIRKDIPAGALGITVAPQRNMAGWVQTHRPGTASATAAEAAQASEPEGTDRATGGSGAQ; translated from the coding sequence ATGGTCGACAGCACGCTCGCGGTGGTGATCCTGGCCGCCGGTCAGGGCACCCGGATGAAGTCCCGCACCCCCAAGGTCCTGCACCGCCTCGCCGGGCGCCCGCTGCTGGGGCACGTCCTCGACACGGCCGCCTCGCTCGACGCGGGCCACGTCGTCACGGTCGTGCGGCACGAGCGCGAGCGGGTCGCGGCCGCGGTTCTCGACCACTCGCCGGCGGCCCTCGTCGTCGATCAGGACGAGGTGCCCGGCACCGGCCGCGCCGTCGAGCTCGGCCTCGCCGCGCTGCCGGACGACTTCGACGGGACCGTCGTGGTGCTCAGCGCCGACGTCCCGCTGCTCGACGCCCCGACCCTGCGCCGCCTGGTCGACGAGCACCTCGCGGCGGCGAACGCCCTGACGATGCTCTCCTGCGTGCTCGAGGACCCGACCGGCTTCGGCCGCATCGTCCGCGGCGCCGACGGCGGCTTCGCCTCGATCGTCGAGCAGAAGGACGCGAGCGACGCCGAGCTCGCGCTCACCGAGACCAACGCCGGCGTCTACGCCTTCGACGCGGCCGCCCTGCGCGCGGTGATCGGTGCGATCGGCGTCGAGAACGCGCAGCGCGAGAAGTACCTCACCGATGCCGCCGCCGCGCTCAAGGCCGCCGGCCGCGCGATCGAGGCCGTCCCGGTGCAGGACCGCTGGCTCGTCGCGGGCATCAACGACCGCGCCCAGCTGGCGGACGCGGCGCTCGAGCTGAACGCCCGGATCGTCCGCCGCTGGCAGCTCGAGGGCGTCACGATCCAGGACCCGGCGACGACCTGGATCGACGTCGACGCGGTGCTCTCGCCCGACGTCGAGATCCTCCCCGGCACGCAGATCAAGGGGCCGACGGTCATCGCCTCCGGAGCGATCATCGGACCGGACACGACGCTCGACTCCTGCGAGGTGGGCGAGGACGCGGTGATCAAGCGCTCGGACGCGACACTGGCCGTCATCGGCGCGCAGGCGCAGGTCGGCCCGTTCTCGTTCCTGCGTCCGGGTACCGTGCTCGGCGAGCGCGGCAAGATCGGCACCTACGTCGAGACCAAGAACGCGACGATCGGCGCCGGCTCGAAGGTGCCGCACCTCTCCTACGTCGGCGACGCGACGATCGGCGAGGAGTCGAACATCGGCGCCGGCTCGATCTTCGCCAACTACGACGGGGTGAACAAGGCGTCCTCCGTCGTCGGGTCGCACGTGCGCGCCGGGTCGCACAACGTCTTCGTCGCCCCCGTTAGAATCGGTGACGGAGCGTACACGGGCGCCGGCACGGTCATCCGCAAGGACATCCCCGCCGGAGCCCTCGGCATCACCGTCGCTCCGCAGCGCAACATGGCCGGATGGGTGCAGACCCATCGTCCGGGAACCGCGTCGGCCACCGCCGCCGAGGCCGCCCAGGCGTCGGAGCCCGAGGGCACCGACCGCGCGACCGGAGGAAGCGGAGCACAGTGA
- a CDS encoding MarR family transcriptional regulator, with protein sequence MSANDEVDGIVDAWVRERPDLDFTPLQVFSRMRRLAKQLERARGSAFGRSELETWEFDVLSALRRAGSPYRMSPKQLLQATMVTSGTMTNRIDRLVERDLVERLDDPNDGRGVLVQMTPSGLSRVDAAITRLVDAEQELLGALTHAQQERLAQLLRKLSLDFG encoded by the coding sequence GTGAGCGCGAATGACGAGGTGGACGGCATCGTCGACGCCTGGGTGCGCGAGCGGCCCGACCTCGACTTCACCCCCCTGCAGGTCTTCTCGCGGATGCGCCGGCTCGCCAAGCAGCTGGAGCGGGCGCGCGGCAGCGCCTTCGGCCGCTCGGAGCTGGAGACCTGGGAGTTCGACGTCCTCTCCGCGCTCCGCCGCGCCGGCTCCCCCTACCGGATGAGCCCGAAGCAGCTGCTGCAGGCGACGATGGTCACCAGCGGCACGATGACCAACCGGATCGACCGGCTGGTCGAGCGCGACCTCGTCGAGCGGCTCGACGACCCGAACGACGGACGCGGCGTGCTGGTGCAGATGACGCCGTCGGGCCTCTCCCGCGTGGACGCGGCGATCACCCGGCTCGTCGACGCCGAGCAGGAGCTGCTCGGAGCCCTCACGCACGCGCAGCAGGAGCGGCTGGCGCAGCTGCTCCGCAAGCTCTCGCTCGACTTCGGCTGA
- a CDS encoding ABC-F family ATP-binding cassette domain-containing protein, with product MAHLLGAESLRLEYPTRVIFDDVSLGIEEGDRIGIVGRNGDGKSTLLRLLAQRIEPDGGRVTHRRGVTLGMLDQADTVDEELTVAQAVVGGLEEHEWAGDARTRDVIAGLLRDVPWDGVVGALSGGQRRRVALAKLLVGDWDVVFLDEPTNHLDVEGIAWLAEHLKRRWAATSGGLAVVTHDRWFLDEICTATWEVHDRLVEPFEGGYAAYILQRVERDRMASTMESKRQNLMKKELAWLRRGAPARTAKPKFRIDAANQLIENEPPVRDSVSLSQLAVSRLGKDVVDLLDVTVRYGERTVLNRIEWRIAPGERTGVLGVNGAGKSTLLGLVAGSVQPTSGKVKRGTTVRVAILDQQLRELTEVQHQPVREIIAEQRTSYSIGGKEMTPGQLLERLGFSSAQLSTPVKDLSGGQRRRLQLLLILLSEPNVLILDEPTNDLDTDMLAAIEDLLDSWPGTLLVVSHDRYLLERVTDQQYAVMDGAFRHLPGGVEQYLDLRRALEKGAPAGGSTGGSAPAPSGLGGAERRTAEKEVSAIDRRLHKLTQLSAAVHEKMATHDPDDYDGILGLNAKLREHQDEAAGLELRWLELSELLEG from the coding sequence ATGGCACATCTCCTGGGCGCTGAGTCGCTCCGCCTCGAGTACCCCACGCGGGTCATCTTCGACGACGTCTCCCTCGGCATCGAGGAGGGCGACCGCATCGGCATCGTCGGCCGGAACGGCGACGGCAAGTCCACCCTCCTCCGCCTGCTCGCGCAGCGCATCGAGCCCGACGGCGGCCGGGTGACCCACCGTCGCGGCGTGACGCTCGGCATGCTCGACCAGGCCGACACCGTGGACGAGGAGCTCACCGTCGCCCAGGCCGTCGTCGGCGGCCTCGAGGAGCACGAGTGGGCCGGAGACGCGCGCACCCGCGACGTCATCGCCGGGCTGCTGCGCGACGTCCCCTGGGACGGCGTCGTCGGCGCGCTCTCGGGCGGCCAGCGCCGCCGCGTCGCCCTGGCCAAGCTGCTCGTCGGCGACTGGGACGTCGTCTTCCTCGACGAGCCCACCAACCACCTCGACGTCGAGGGCATCGCCTGGCTCGCCGAGCACCTCAAGCGCCGCTGGGCCGCCACCTCGGGCGGCCTCGCGGTCGTCACCCACGACCGGTGGTTCCTCGACGAGATCTGCACCGCCACCTGGGAGGTGCACGACCGCCTGGTCGAGCCCTTCGAGGGCGGCTACGCGGCCTACATCCTGCAGCGCGTCGAGCGCGACCGGATGGCCTCGACCATGGAGTCGAAGCGGCAGAACCTGATGAAGAAGGAGCTGGCCTGGCTGCGCCGCGGCGCTCCGGCCCGCACGGCCAAGCCCAAGTTCCGCATCGACGCGGCGAACCAGCTGATCGAGAACGAGCCGCCCGTGCGCGACTCCGTCTCGCTGTCGCAGCTCGCCGTCTCGCGGCTCGGCAAGGACGTCGTCGACCTGCTCGACGTCACCGTCCGCTACGGCGAGCGGACCGTGCTCAACCGGATCGAGTGGCGGATCGCGCCGGGCGAGCGGACCGGCGTCCTCGGCGTGAACGGCGCCGGCAAGTCGACGCTGCTCGGCCTCGTGGCCGGCAGCGTGCAGCCCACCAGCGGCAAGGTCAAGCGCGGCACGACCGTCCGCGTCGCGATCCTCGACCAGCAGCTGCGTGAGCTGACCGAGGTGCAGCACCAGCCGGTCCGCGAGATCATCGCCGAGCAGCGCACCAGCTACTCGATCGGCGGCAAGGAGATGACGCCCGGGCAGCTGCTCGAGCGACTCGGCTTCTCCAGCGCGCAGCTGTCGACGCCGGTGAAGGACCTCTCCGGTGGTCAGCGCCGTCGGCTGCAGCTGCTGCTGATCCTGCTGAGCGAGCCGAACGTGCTGATCCTCGACGAGCCCACCAACGACCTCGACACCGACATGCTCGCCGCGATCGAGGACCTGCTCGACTCCTGGCCGGGCACGCTCCTCGTCGTCTCGCACGACCGCTACCTGCTCGAGCGGGTCACCGATCAGCAGTACGCCGTGATGGACGGCGCGTTCCGCCACCTGCCCGGGGGAGTGGAGCAGTACCTCGACCTGCGCCGCGCGCTGGAGAAGGGCGCGCCCGCGGGCGGCTCGACGGGTGGGTCCGCTCCGGCTCCGTCCGGCCTCGGCGGCGCCGAGCGGCGCACCGCCGAGAAGGAGGTGTCGGCGATCGACCGGCGCCTGCACAAGCTGACGCAGCTGTCCGCCGCCGTGCACGAGAAGATGGCGACCCACGACCCGGACGACTACGACGGCATCCTGGGCCTGAACGCGAAGCTGCGCGAGCACCAGGACGAGGCGGCCGGGCTCGAGCTGCGCTGGCTGGAGCTCTCGGAGCTGCTCGAGGGCTGA
- a CDS encoding molybdopterin-dependent oxidoreductase has product MAPRRVALFAILTGLVSAAVTLATAELVAVFTGAGGSPLVAVGGFVIDIVPPGVKDTVIALFGTGDKLVLLVSLGLAVALLAIAAGLLEYRKTPLGVLLLAAVAGLGALAAVSREGASGIDAAPSVVGMVAGAMVLRAASARLRAWDEEPAQGSTDRRSFLRLVGIAGAAAVVAGVGARVVTAAASAVTAVREAVVLPTPAATAAPIPATGVLDDIEGISRYVTSNDDFYRIDTALSVPSVDPADWSLTITGMVEEEITLTWDELLALPLEEHLVTLSCVSNEVGGDLIGTALWLGYPIRELLARARPTAGADMVLSRSIDGFTASSPLEVLTDEGRASLLAVGMNGRPLPVEHGFPVRMVVPGLYGYVSATKWVTELKVTTFEDDVAYWSTRGWTERGPIKVESRIDVPRQGQAVPSGTVAVAGVAWAPHTGISKVEVQIDGGAWQEARLAEAVTADTWIQWVYEWDAIAGDHVVLVRATDSEGLVQTQDEAPPAPDGATGWHMRTVTVA; this is encoded by the coding sequence ATGGCCCCCAGACGAGTAGCACTGTTCGCGATCCTCACCGGACTCGTCTCGGCCGCCGTCACCCTCGCGACCGCCGAGCTCGTCGCCGTCTTCACAGGCGCCGGCGGCAGTCCGCTGGTCGCGGTCGGCGGCTTCGTGATCGACATCGTCCCGCCGGGCGTCAAGGACACGGTCATCGCCCTGTTCGGCACCGGCGACAAGCTCGTCCTCCTCGTCTCGCTCGGCCTCGCGGTCGCCCTGCTCGCGATCGCCGCCGGGCTGCTGGAGTACCGCAAGACCCCGCTCGGCGTCCTGCTCCTCGCCGCCGTCGCCGGACTCGGCGCGCTCGCGGCCGTCAGCCGGGAGGGCGCCTCCGGCATCGACGCCGCGCCGAGCGTCGTCGGCATGGTCGCCGGCGCGATGGTGCTGCGCGCCGCCTCCGCCCGCCTGCGCGCCTGGGACGAGGAGCCCGCCCAGGGCTCGACCGACCGCCGCTCCTTCCTCCGCCTGGTCGGCATCGCCGGCGCCGCCGCCGTCGTCGCGGGCGTGGGCGCGCGGGTCGTCACGGCCGCCGCCTCCGCCGTCACTGCGGTCCGCGAGGCCGTCGTGCTGCCGACCCCCGCCGCCACCGCCGCGCCGATCCCCGCGACCGGCGTCCTCGACGACATCGAGGGCATCAGCCGCTACGTCACCTCGAACGACGACTTCTACCGGATCGACACCGCGCTCTCCGTGCCGAGCGTCGACCCGGCGGACTGGTCGCTGACGATCACCGGCATGGTCGAGGAGGAGATCACCCTCACCTGGGACGAGCTGCTCGCCCTCCCGCTCGAGGAGCACCTCGTCACCCTCTCCTGCGTCTCGAACGAGGTCGGCGGCGACCTGATCGGCACCGCGCTCTGGCTCGGCTACCCGATCCGCGAGCTGCTCGCCCGTGCCCGCCCGACCGCCGGCGCCGACATGGTGCTCTCCCGCAGCATCGACGGCTTCACCGCCTCCAGCCCGCTCGAGGTGCTGACCGACGAGGGTCGCGCCAGCCTCCTGGCGGTCGGCATGAACGGCCGGCCGCTCCCGGTCGAGCACGGCTTCCCGGTGCGGATGGTCGTCCCGGGCCTCTACGGCTACGTCTCGGCGACCAAGTGGGTCACCGAGCTCAAGGTCACCACGTTCGAGGACGACGTCGCCTACTGGTCGACCCGCGGCTGGACCGAGCGCGGCCCGATCAAGGTCGAGTCGCGCATCGACGTCCCGCGCCAGGGCCAGGCCGTCCCGTCCGGCACGGTCGCGGTCGCGGGCGTCGCCTGGGCGCCGCACACCGGCATCTCGAAGGTCGAGGTGCAGATCGACGGCGGCGCCTGGCAGGAGGCGCGCCTCGCCGAGGCCGTCACCGCCGACACCTGGATCCAGTGGGTCTACGAGTGGGACGCGATCGCGGGCGACCACGTCGTCCTGGTCCGCGCCACCGACTCCGAGGGCCTGGTGCAGACCCAGGACGAGGCGCCGCCCGCCCCGGACGGCGCGACCGGCTGGCACATGCGCACCGTGACGGTCGCCTGA
- a CDS encoding 4-(cytidine 5'-diphospho)-2-C-methyl-D-erythritol kinase, with protein MAHRATTSNRVHARAPGKINVYLKVGAVREDGYHELATAFQSLSLYEDVRASDAPDFSVEFSGSIDTRGLAVDGSNLAIKAARALARATGYRGGVHLEIEKNVPIAGGMGGGSADAAATLLACDALWGTACTREQLLGIAAGLGADVPFSFTGGTAIGVGRGDELSPALAKGRFEWVLVLSEQGLSTPEVYRELDRHRERHLHDFRPISATPSIDPNVLQALRAGDAAMLADAMHNDLQAPALHLQPGLARILERGEESGALGGLVSGSGPTVAFLLPDADAALDLQLELTAARMRAVRVSGPVHGARLLST; from the coding sequence ATGGCCCATCGCGCGACGACGTCGAACCGGGTCCACGCGCGAGCGCCAGGCAAGATCAACGTCTACCTGAAGGTCGGCGCCGTCCGCGAGGACGGCTACCACGAGCTCGCCACCGCCTTCCAGTCGCTGTCCCTCTACGAGGACGTCCGCGCGAGCGATGCGCCCGACTTCTCGGTCGAGTTCTCCGGCTCGATCGACACCCGCGGCCTCGCCGTCGACGGGTCGAACCTCGCGATCAAGGCGGCGCGTGCGCTCGCCCGGGCGACCGGCTACCGCGGCGGCGTGCACCTCGAGATCGAGAAGAACGTGCCGATCGCCGGCGGGATGGGCGGCGGCTCGGCCGACGCCGCCGCGACCCTGCTGGCCTGCGACGCCCTGTGGGGCACCGCCTGCACCCGCGAGCAGCTGCTCGGGATCGCCGCCGGACTCGGCGCCGACGTCCCGTTCTCCTTCACCGGCGGCACCGCGATCGGCGTCGGCCGCGGCGACGAGCTGAGCCCCGCGCTCGCCAAGGGCCGCTTCGAGTGGGTGCTCGTGCTCTCGGAGCAGGGCCTGTCGACCCCCGAGGTCTACCGCGAGCTCGACCGGCACCGCGAGCGGCACCTGCACGACTTCCGGCCGATCTCCGCGACGCCGAGCATCGACCCCAACGTCCTCCAGGCCCTGCGCGCGGGGGACGCCGCCATGCTGGCCGACGCCATGCACAACGATCTGCAGGCGCCGGCGCTGCACCTGCAGCCCGGGCTCGCGCGCATCCTCGAGCGCGGCGAGGAGAGCGGCGCCCTCGGCGGCCTCGTCTCCGGCTCCGGCCCGACGGTCGCCTTCCTCCTGCCCGACGCCGACGCGGCGCTCGACCTGCAGCTCGAGCTGACGGCCGCCCGGATGCGCGCGGTCCGCGTCTCCGGCCCGGTCCACGGCGCCCGCCTCCTCTCCACCTGA